From Deltaproteobacteria bacterium, the proteins below share one genomic window:
- a CDS encoding uracil-DNA glycosylase has translation METLELRQRLAVAASSLRSCLEQQQAAGIAFLPVGTGAEADHAGGPATAAQGDEVATAADLQELRAVLGDCRRCKLSQGRGRIVYGVGRADADIMFIGEGPGEDEDREGEPFVGRAGQLLTDIITKGMKLRREDVYIANVVKCRPPRNRDPEPDEVAACEPFLIRQIELVRPRVIIALGRAAAQTLLRSNEAISRLRGRWHDYHGIRLMPTFHPAYLLRNPGDKRLVWEDIKSVLRELGTAAV, from the coding sequence ATGGAAACGCTAGAGCTACGGCAGCGTTTGGCGGTTGCGGCGAGTTCGCTGCGGAGTTGCCTGGAGCAGCAACAGGCGGCGGGGATCGCTTTCTTGCCCGTGGGGACAGGCGCCGAAGCGGACCATGCCGGCGGCCCGGCGACCGCGGCCCAAGGCGACGAGGTTGCGACGGCGGCGGATCTCCAGGAGCTTCGCGCTGTCCTGGGCGACTGCCGGCGCTGCAAGCTGTCGCAGGGGCGCGGCCGCATCGTCTATGGAGTCGGCCGGGCGGACGCGGACATCATGTTCATCGGCGAGGGGCCGGGCGAGGACGAAGACCGCGAGGGCGAGCCTTTCGTTGGGCGCGCGGGGCAGTTGCTGACCGACATCATCACCAAGGGCATGAAGCTCCGGCGCGAGGACGTGTACATCGCCAACGTGGTCAAGTGCCGCCCGCCGCGCAATCGCGACCCCGAGCCGGACGAGGTCGCGGCGTGCGAGCCGTTCCTGATCCGGCAGATCGAGCTGGTGCGGCCGCGGGTGATCATCGCCTTGGGGAGGGCCGCGGCGCAGACGCTGCTGCGCTCCAACGAGGCCATCTCGCGCCTGCGCGGGCGCTGGCACGACTACCACGGCATCCGGCTGATGCCGACATTTCATCCGGCGTACCTGTTGCGCAATCCGGGGGACAAGAGGCTTGTCTGGGAAGACATCAAGAGCGTCCTGCGGGAGCTCGGGACGGCGGCGGTCTGA
- a CDS encoding amidohydrolase family protein: MSEQRIAPDAIVDMHAHLYPEGCFDEMVKARPEFALTRSERGLALTCRGSHTMSAPLEEALADRLLIMDEAGVGVEVLSVGALNIGLAGDRDVALARRVNDGLAEACREHPDRFRFVAALPWSGTAALVDELDRAMGLGAVGAGITTTVGEHTFDAPELREFWREAHRRKLLVLVHPTFPLDGPANDRGEYLAVGYLGETAMAATKLTLGGVLEEYPDVRIVWSHCGGSLCMVLDRVDRGYRRYEKCLRPPGEYLRECCYFDTVCLSGPALDCARDTFGADRLVYGTDEPHVRDASRAVLAALRARPWPAAELEAILGGTARALLGEH, translated from the coding sequence ATGAGCGAGCAGCGGATCGCACCGGACGCCATCGTGGACATGCACGCGCACCTCTACCCCGAGGGGTGCTTCGACGAGATGGTCAAGGCGCGGCCCGAGTTCGCCCTCACCCGCTCGGAACGGGGGCTTGCGCTGACCTGCCGCGGCAGTCATACCATGTCCGCGCCTCTGGAGGAGGCCCTCGCCGACCGCCTGCTGATTATGGACGAGGCCGGCGTCGGCGTCGAGGTGCTGTCCGTCGGCGCCCTCAACATCGGCCTGGCGGGCGACCGGGACGTGGCGTTGGCGCGGCGGGTCAACGACGGTTTGGCCGAGGCCTGCCGTGAGCATCCGGACCGCTTCCGCTTCGTGGCGGCGCTGCCGTGGAGCGGCACCGCCGCCCTGGTGGACGAGTTGGACCGGGCCATGGGGCTCGGGGCGGTGGGCGCCGGCATCACCACCACCGTGGGCGAGCACACCTTCGACGCGCCCGAGTTGCGCGAGTTCTGGCGCGAGGCCCACCGCCGCAAGCTGCTGGTGCTGGTGCATCCCACGTTCCCGCTCGACGGCCCCGCCAACGACCGTGGCGAGTACCTTGCCGTGGGCTATCTGGGCGAGACCGCCATGGCCGCCACCAAGCTCACCCTGGGCGGCGTGCTCGAAGAGTACCCCGATGTCCGTATCGTCTGGTCCCACTGCGGCGGCAGCCTGTGCATGGTGCTGGACCGGGTCGACCGCGGCTACCGCCGCTACGAGAAGTGCCTGCGCCCGCCCGGCGAATACCTCCGCGAATGCTGCTACTTCGACACCGTCTGCCTTTCCGGCCCCGCGCTGGACTGTGCCCGTGACACCTTCGGCGCCGACCGCCTCGTCTACGGCACCGACGAGCCCCACGTGCGCGACGCCAGCCGCGCCGTGCTCGCCGCGCTGCGCGCGCGCCCCTGGCCCGCGGCCGAGCTGGAAGCCATCCTCGGCGGCACCGCGCGGGCGCTGCTGGGGGAGCACTGA
- a CDS encoding xanthine dehydrogenase family protein molybdopterin-binding subunit: MAYIGSNVKRREDVPLLRGIGKYVGDIRRPGMVHAAVLRSTRAHARLVAIDTAAALELPGVVGVLTVADMPGLKTIPMRTGQLPGLERSQQTPIATDRVRYVGEPVAVVVARDRYVAEDALELVEVVYEDLPAVIDARTSMGPEAPRLHDAVPGNEPAGFQVETGDVKRALSECDLIIEQTFETNRHAAVPLETRGLVAEYDESRAMLTVWGPTKMTHTNWRILSELSGLPQSAIHFIEPAVGGGFGARGEFYPEDFLIPFAAMHFRVPVCWIEDRSEHLKSTNHSRQQSYRVRLGLRNDGTIVAMDAEILFDMGGYTRTHGGVPIVSSSAMLQGPLRIPNYRCRIHCVLTNKTPVGTYRSPGRYEANFVRERLVDMAAHRLGLDPAELRRRNMIRPEEMPYDLGRNPYHYNVYDSGDLPGQLEAALSHMGYEELRRRCEEARAEGRAMGVGLGCFVETSGIGPWEYARVEVGNNGGVVLYSGINSVGQGIATALSQIVADEMCISIDDVRVVHGDTAKVPYGNGSNASRSTVMAGSAAVGACGKVKEKLLRLAAAELEIDAGDLVLADGRISVRGAPERSLDFAALARLALPGPALARGFTPGISEEDFFATDQRPFPYGVHVAVVEVDRETGMIEILDYLVMEDVGRKINPMIVEGQMAGGLAQGIGGALLEEFVFDGDGQPQATSFMDYLMPTAMDVPRGQFISTEEYPSPHNPLGVKGAGEGGITAAGAALANAVSNALGVEVTRLPLKPGYLLELMDAAEKG, translated from the coding sequence ATGGCCTACATCGGTTCGAACGTGAAGCGCAGAGAGGACGTGCCGCTGCTCCGGGGCATCGGCAAGTACGTAGGCGACATTCGCCGGCCGGGTATGGTGCATGCCGCGGTGCTGCGCAGCACCCGCGCCCACGCCCGTCTCGTTGCCATCGACACGGCCGCGGCGCTGGAGCTTCCCGGAGTCGTGGGGGTACTCACGGTCGCGGACATGCCGGGCCTCAAGACCATTCCCATGCGTACCGGACAGTTGCCCGGTCTGGAACGGTCGCAGCAGACCCCCATCGCCACGGACCGGGTGCGCTACGTGGGCGAGCCCGTGGCCGTGGTGGTGGCGCGGGACCGGTACGTCGCCGAGGACGCGCTGGAGCTGGTGGAGGTGGTCTACGAGGATCTCCCGGCGGTGATAGACGCGCGCACGTCCATGGGACCGGAGGCGCCCCGGCTCCACGACGCGGTGCCGGGAAACGAGCCCGCCGGGTTTCAGGTGGAGACGGGTGATGTGAAGCGCGCTCTCTCCGAGTGTGACCTCATCATCGAGCAGACCTTCGAGACCAACCGTCACGCCGCGGTCCCGCTCGAAACCCGCGGCCTGGTGGCGGAGTACGACGAAAGCCGCGCCATGCTCACGGTGTGGGGCCCCACCAAGATGACCCACACCAACTGGCGTATCCTCTCGGAGTTGAGCGGATTGCCCCAGAGCGCGATCCACTTCATCGAGCCGGCGGTGGGCGGCGGTTTCGGCGCCCGTGGCGAGTTCTACCCCGAGGACTTCCTGATCCCCTTCGCCGCCATGCACTTCCGCGTGCCCGTGTGCTGGATAGAGGACCGCTCGGAGCACCTCAAATCCACCAACCACTCGCGGCAGCAGTCCTACCGGGTGCGGCTGGGCCTCCGCAACGACGGCACCATCGTGGCCATGGACGCGGAGATCCTGTTCGACATGGGCGGCTACACCCGCACCCACGGCGGTGTGCCCATCGTCTCGTCGTCCGCCATGCTGCAGGGTCCGTTGCGCATCCCGAACTACCGCTGCCGGATCCATTGCGTGCTCACCAACAAGACGCCGGTGGGCACTTACCGGAGCCCCGGCCGCTACGAGGCCAACTTCGTGCGCGAACGCCTCGTGGACATGGCGGCTCATCGCCTCGGGCTCGATCCCGCGGAGCTGCGGCGGCGCAACATGATCCGCCCGGAGGAGATGCCCTACGACCTCGGCAGGAACCCGTACCACTACAACGTCTACGACAGCGGCGACCTGCCGGGGCAACTCGAAGCGGCTCTGAGCCACATGGGCTACGAAGAGCTTCGACGGCGGTGCGAGGAAGCGCGGGCGGAGGGCCGGGCCATGGGCGTGGGCCTCGGCTGCTTCGTGGAGACCAGCGGCATTGGACCGTGGGAGTACGCCCGGGTGGAGGTGGGCAACAACGGCGGCGTGGTGCTCTACAGCGGCATCAACTCGGTGGGGCAGGGCATCGCCACTGCCCTGAGCCAGATCGTGGCGGACGAGATGTGCATCTCCATCGACGACGTGCGGGTGGTGCACGGCGACACCGCCAAGGTCCCCTACGGCAACGGCAGCAACGCCAGCCGCTCCACCGTCATGGCCGGGAGCGCGGCGGTGGGCGCGTGCGGCAAGGTCAAGGAGAAGCTCCTGCGGCTGGCCGCCGCGGAGTTGGAGATCGACGCCGGCGACCTGGTGTTGGCGGACGGCCGCATCAGCGTCCGGGGCGCGCCGGAGCGTAGTCTGGACTTCGCCGCCCTGGCCCGGCTGGCATTGCCCGGGCCGGCGCTGGCCCGGGGCTTCACTCCCGGCATCTCGGAGGAGGATTTCTTCGCCACAGACCAGAGGCCGTTCCCCTACGGCGTCCACGTGGCGGTGGTGGAGGTGGACCGCGAGACCGGCATGATCGAGATCCTTGACTACCTGGTGATGGAGGACGTGGGCCGCAAGATCAATCCCATGATCGTCGAGGGACAGATGGCCGGCGGCCTTGCCCAGGGCATCGGCGGCGCGCTGCTGGAGGAGTTCGTCTTTGACGGGGACGGACAGCCCCAGGCCACGAGCTTCATGGACTATCTCATGCCCACCGCCATGGACGTGCCTCGGGGACAGTTCATCTCCACCGAGGAATACCCGTCCCCCCACAACCCCCTGGGGGTCAAGGGAGCAGGGGAGGGCGGCATCACAGCCGCCGGCGCGGCCCTGGCCAACGCGGTCTCCAATGCCTTGGGGGTGGAAGTAACGCGCCTGCCGCTCAAGCCCGGCTACCTGCTGGAGCTGATGGACGCGGCGGAAAAGGGTTAA
- a CDS encoding (2Fe-2S)-binding protein, which translates to MGKRKIAIRINGTERGGEAEPRRLLSDFIRDDLGLTGTHVGCEHGVCGACTVLLNGDPVRSCLMFAVQADGAEIDTVEGLAPDADTLHPLQEKFQERHGLQCGFCTPGILLTARALLRENADPGETEIREWISGNLCRCTGYRNVVTAIREAAELMSEGGAATPVPRKD; encoded by the coding sequence CGGCGGCGAGGCGGAACCGCGCAGGCTGCTGAGTGATTTCATCCGCGACGACTTGGGCCTTACCGGCACCCACGTGGGCTGCGAGCACGGCGTGTGCGGCGCCTGCACGGTGCTGCTGAACGGCGATCCGGTGCGTTCCTGCCTGATGTTCGCGGTGCAGGCCGACGGCGCCGAGATCGACACCGTGGAGGGCCTCGCGCCGGACGCGGACACGCTGCATCCGCTGCAGGAGAAGTTCCAGGAGCGGCACGGGCTTCAGTGCGGGTTCTGCACGCCCGGCATCCTGCTTACGGCACGCGCGCTGTTGCGGGAGAATGCCGATCCCGGCGAGACCGAGATACGTGAATGGATCAGCGGCAACCTGTGCCGCTGCACCGGCTACCGGAATGTCGTGACGGCCATTCGCGAGGCGGCGGAGCTGATGTCCGAGGGCGGCGCGGCCACCCCGGTGCCCCGAAAGGATTGA